One genomic region from Paracoccus pantotrophus encodes:
- a CDS encoding peroxiredoxin: protein MSIAKGDKLPEGKLLKLGANGPEEVAAADLAQGLVAIFAVPGAYTPTCTNAHMPSFVKSAGNFRDKGVSRLVCITVNDPFVAGKWAADTGATDAGIEVLADADGSFTKALGMNIQGAGWINGRSKRYAMLVNDGTIEELQVEEAPSACSVSSGESLLELV, encoded by the coding sequence ATGTCCATCGCAAAAGGCGACAAGCTGCCCGAAGGCAAGCTGCTGAAACTGGGCGCCAATGGCCCCGAGGAAGTGGCCGCCGCCGACCTGGCCCAGGGCCTCGTGGCGATCTTTGCCGTGCCGGGCGCCTATACGCCGACCTGCACCAACGCCCATATGCCCAGCTTCGTGAAAAGCGCCGGCAATTTCCGCGACAAGGGCGTCTCGCGCCTGGTCTGCATCACGGTGAACGACCCCTTCGTGGCCGGCAAATGGGCCGCGGATACCGGCGCGACCGATGCCGGAATCGAGGTGCTGGCCGATGCCGACGGCAGCTTCACCAAGGCGCTGGGGATGAACATCCAGGGTGCAGGCTGGATCAACGGCCGCTCGAAACGCTATGCCATGCTGGTCAACGACGGCACGATCGAAGAGCTTCAGGTCGAAGAAGCGCCCAGCGCCTGCTCGGTTTCCTCGGGCGAATCACTGCTGGAACTGGTCTGA
- a CDS encoding NAD(P)/FAD-dependent oxidoreductase: protein MNIVILGAGQAAASLAAKLRALGHGGGIALIGDEPAAPYQRPPLSKAYLLGEMGLDRLTLRAPDWWDEQGIALHLGERAVRIDRARRVVATERGEYPYDQLALTLGASPRRLPAAMGGDLPGVHVVRNLADIAGLRPALVAGRRLVVIGGGYIGLEAAAVARKLGLEVALVEAAPRILGRVAAPETADMIRALHRAHGVEIVEGTGIARITGDTAADGVELADGRRLSADLVICGIGIAPETALAEAAGLAIDNGIAVDALGRSSDPSIWAAGDCASFPAAGGRLRLESVGNAIDMAEAVAANMLGADAPYVPKPWFWSDQFDAKLQIAGLNLGYDRVVTRPAANGGSVWYFRGGRLIAVDALNDARAYMIGKRLIEAGRSPEPEAVAEATELKALMA from the coding sequence ATGAACATCGTGATCCTTGGCGCGGGGCAGGCGGCGGCCTCTCTGGCGGCGAAACTGCGCGCGCTGGGGCATGGGGGCGGCATCGCCCTCATCGGCGACGAGCCGGCTGCCCCCTATCAGCGCCCGCCCTTGTCCAAGGCCTATCTGCTGGGCGAGATGGGGCTGGACCGGCTGACGCTGCGCGCCCCGGACTGGTGGGACGAACAGGGCATCGCCCTGCACCTGGGCGAGCGTGCGGTCCGGATCGACCGCGCCCGCCGCGTGGTGGCGACGGAGCGCGGCGAATATCCCTATGACCAGCTTGCCCTGACTTTGGGCGCGAGTCCGCGCCGCCTGCCGGCCGCGATGGGCGGCGACCTGCCCGGCGTGCATGTGGTGCGCAACCTGGCCGACATCGCGGGCCTCAGGCCGGCGCTGGTGGCCGGGCGCCGTCTGGTGGTGATCGGCGGCGGCTATATCGGGCTGGAGGCCGCAGCGGTGGCCCGCAAGCTGGGGCTGGAGGTCGCGCTGGTCGAGGCGGCGCCGCGCATCCTGGGCCGTGTCGCCGCGCCCGAGACCGCGGACATGATCCGCGCCCTGCACCGCGCCCATGGCGTCGAGATCGTCGAGGGCACCGGCATTGCCCGTATCACCGGCGACACGGCTGCCGATGGGGTGGAACTGGCCGACGGCCGCCGCCTGTCGGCCGATCTGGTGATCTGCGGCATCGGCATCGCGCCCGAAACCGCGCTGGCCGAGGCGGCGGGGCTGGCCATCGACAACGGCATCGCCGTGGATGCGCTTGGCCGCAGCTCGGACCCGTCGATCTGGGCGGCGGGCGATTGCGCCAGCTTTCCGGCAGCGGGGGGGCGGCTGCGGCTGGAAAGCGTCGGCAATGCCATCGACATGGCCGAGGCGGTGGCGGCGAACATGCTGGGCGCCGATGCCCCCTATGTGCCCAAGCCCTGGTTCTGGTCGGACCAGTTCGATGCGAAACTGCAGATCGCCGGGCTGAACCTGGGTTACGACCGGGTGGTGACGCGGCCGGCGGCGAATGGCGGCTCGGTCTGGTATTTCAGGGGCGGCCGGCTGATCGCCGTGGACGCGCTGAACGATGCCCGCGCCTATATGATCGGCAAGCGGCTGATCGAGGCCGGCCGCTCGCCCGAGCCCGAGGCGGTGGCCGAGGCCACCGAGCTGAAGGCGCTGATGGCATGA
- the rsmD gene encoding 16S rRNA (guanine(966)-N(2))-methyltransferase RsmD, whose amino-acid sequence MRIVGGTLRGLKLAEIGAGDPAAHLRPTTDRVRESVFNLLINGTHGNPIPGARVLDLFAGTGALGLEALSRGAARVAFVDDGVAARALLRANIDKARAMGVTDVWRRDATRLGENRGAPYGLVFLDPPYGKGLGERALESALAGGWIAPGGMVVWEESAPPGPVAGLERIDQRKYGDTIVTLLRRGHDQAARSSLVDR is encoded by the coding sequence ATGAGAATCGTCGGCGGCACCCTGCGCGGGCTGAAACTGGCCGAGATCGGGGCCGGCGATCCGGCGGCGCATCTGCGCCCGACCACCGACCGGGTGCGCGAGTCGGTCTTCAACCTGCTGATCAACGGCACGCATGGCAATCCGATCCCCGGTGCGCGGGTCTTGGACCTGTTCGCCGGCACCGGCGCGCTGGGGCTGGAAGCATTGTCGCGCGGTGCCGCCCGCGTGGCCTTCGTCGATGACGGCGTGGCGGCGCGGGCGCTGTTGCGCGCCAATATCGACAAGGCCCGCGCCATGGGCGTGACCGATGTCTGGCGCCGCGACGCGACAAGGCTGGGCGAGAATCGCGGCGCGCCCTATGGGCTGGTCTTCCTGGACCCGCCCTATGGCAAGGGCCTGGGCGAGCGGGCGCTGGAATCGGCGCTGGCCGGCGGCTGGATCGCGCCGGGCGGCATGGTGGTCTGGGAGGAATCGGCCCCGCCCGGACCGGTCGCCGGGCTGGAACGCATCGATCAGCGCAAATACGGCGACACGATTGTCACATTGTTGCGCAGGGGACACGATCAGGCGGCGCGATCCAGCTTGGTGGACAGGTGA
- a CDS encoding MlaE family ABC transporter permease, with product MASLSADPKFSAAVSGGALRLAGEFTVWTLGQLPPEAGAADRLDLSGLTRIDTAAAWYLVGRERQGAQLDGLSGAQARLLDTVRQALPRPDAETAGLAGWRRVLEQTGRRMAAALLFLREIAEYLGRFLAALARGIRHPGDFRLTSLVYHCQETGLRAVPIVALMSFLIGIVLAFQGAVQLRQFGAEVFVIDLIAISILRELGILLTAIIVAGRTASALTASIGSMKMNEEIDAMRTLGLDPDMVLILPRVLALIITLPILGLIANIAGLVGGALMSWIELGISPSMFRYRLLADTSVDHVIVGLSKAPVFALIIGVIGCHAGMKVGKDAESLGAETSRAVVNAIFAVIVADALFSIFFSEVGL from the coding sequence ATGGCCAGCCTTTCCGCAGATCCCAAGTTCAGCGCCGCGGTTTCAGGCGGCGCATTGCGGCTGGCGGGCGAGTTCACGGTCTGGACGCTGGGCCAACTGCCGCCCGAGGCCGGCGCGGCAGACCGGCTGGATCTGTCGGGGCTGACGCGCATCGACACCGCCGCCGCCTGGTACCTGGTCGGGCGCGAACGCCAGGGCGCGCAGCTGGACGGGCTGAGCGGGGCGCAGGCCCGGCTGCTGGACACCGTGCGCCAGGCGCTGCCCCGGCCCGATGCCGAAACCGCCGGCCTGGCCGGCTGGCGGCGGGTGCTGGAACAGACCGGGCGGCGCATGGCCGCGGCGCTGCTGTTCCTGCGCGAGATCGCCGAATACCTGGGCCGCTTCCTGGCCGCCCTGGCGCGCGGCATCCGGCATCCGGGCGATTTCCGCCTGACCTCGCTGGTCTATCACTGCCAGGAGACGGGCTTGCGCGCCGTGCCCATCGTGGCGCTGATGTCCTTTCTGATCGGCATCGTGCTGGCCTTCCAGGGTGCCGTCCAGCTGCGCCAGTTCGGGGCCGAGGTCTTTGTCATCGACCTGATCGCCATTTCCATCCTGCGCGAGCTGGGCATCCTGCTGACCGCGATCATCGTCGCCGGCCGCACCGCCTCGGCGCTGACCGCCTCGATCGGCTCGATGAAGATGAACGAGGAAATCGACGCCATGCGCACGCTGGGGCTGGACCCCGACATGGTGCTGATCCTGCCGCGCGTGCTGGCGCTGATCATCACCCTGCCCATCCTGGGACTGATCGCCAATATCGCCGGGCTGGTCGGCGGCGCGCTGATGTCCTGGATCGAGCTGGGCATCTCGCCCTCGATGTTCCGCTATCGTCTGCTGGCGGATACCAGCGTCGACCATGTCATCGTCGGCCTGTCCAAGGCGCCGGTCTTTGCGCTGATCATCGGCGTCATCGGCTGCCATGCCGGGATGAAGGTCGGCAAGGACGCGGAATCGCTGGGGGCCGAGACCTCGCGCGCCGTGGTCAACGCCATCTTCGCCGTGATCGTCGCCGACGCGCTGTTCTCGATCTTCTTCTCCGAGGTGGGGCTGTGA
- a CDS encoding LysR family transcriptional regulator, with amino-acid sequence MHLELRHLRSLRAIHEQGGLARAAEVLNLTQSALSHQIKALEEQAGVELFLRKTKPLRLSAAGMRLLRTAEQVLPLIDAAEAEFRAVELGRAGRLHVAMECHHCFDWLLPVLDQFRRAWPEVDLDIRSSLALKALPALQRGQVDMVISSDPEEISGITFQPLFDYAPTMVVAAGHPLAAKGYAEPADLAGETLITYPMERARLDVFSQFLDPAGVEPAHVRQVEQPAIALMLIASGRGVAVMPDWVLRAQAGNPELALLPLGRQGTLRRLYAALRTEDLQQPYMAHVLRLARTEPVRMMRALAQG; translated from the coding sequence ATGCACCTTGAACTTCGCCATTTGCGCAGCCTGCGCGCCATCCATGAACAGGGCGGCCTGGCCCGTGCGGCCGAGGTGCTGAACCTGACGCAATCGGCACTGTCGCATCAGATCAAGGCGCTGGAGGAACAGGCCGGGGTCGAGCTTTTCCTGCGCAAGACCAAGCCCTTGCGACTGTCGGCAGCGGGAATGCGGCTTTTGCGCACGGCCGAGCAGGTCTTGCCGCTGATCGACGCGGCCGAGGCCGAGTTCCGCGCCGTCGAACTGGGCCGCGCCGGGCGGCTGCATGTGGCCATGGAATGCCATCACTGCTTCGACTGGCTCTTGCCGGTGCTGGACCAGTTCCGCCGCGCCTGGCCCGAGGTCGACCTGGACATCCGCTCCAGCCTGGCGCTGAAGGCGCTGCCGGCCTTGCAGCGGGGGCAGGTGGACATGGTGATCTCCTCCGACCCCGAGGAGATTTCCGGCATCACCTTCCAGCCGCTCTTCGACTATGCGCCGACCATGGTCGTGGCCGCCGGCCATCCGCTTGCCGCCAAGGGCTATGCCGAGCCGGCCGACCTGGCGGGCGAGACGCTGATCACCTATCCGATGGAGCGGGCGCGGCTGGACGTTTTCTCGCAATTCCTGGACCCGGCCGGGGTCGAGCCGGCCCATGTCCGCCAGGTCGAGCAGCCCGCCATTGCGCTGATGCTGATCGCATCGGGACGCGGCGTGGCGGTGATGCCCGATTGGGTGCTGCGCGCCCAGGCCGGCAATCCCGAACTGGCGCTGCTGCCCCTGGGCCGCCAGGGCACGCTGCGCCGGCTTTACGCCGCGCTGCGGACCGAGGATCTGCAACAGCCCTATATGGCGCATGTGCTGCGCCTGGCCCGGACCGAGCCGGTCAGGATGATGCGCGCCCTGGCGCAAGGCTAG
- a CDS encoding DUF1428 domain-containing protein: protein MTYYSGFLLPVPTANKQKYIDMAQGAWSMFKRYGALRMVEAWGVDVPRGKVNDFYMSTQAKDDETVVFSWIEWPDKATADAGFEKMMADPEMQGPPEMPFDGMRMMWGGFEPIVDEKA from the coding sequence ATGACCTACTACTCCGGTTTCCTGCTGCCGGTTCCGACGGCGAACAAGCAGAAATACATCGACATGGCCCAGGGGGCCTGGTCCATGTTCAAGCGCTATGGCGCGCTGCGCATGGTAGAGGCCTGGGGCGTGGACGTGCCCCGCGGCAAGGTCAACGATTTCTACATGTCCACCCAGGCCAAGGACGACGAGACCGTGGTGTTTTCCTGGATCGAATGGCCGGACAAGGCGACCGCGGATGCGGGCTTTGAAAAGATGATGGCCGACCCCGAGATGCAGGGGCCGCCCGAGATGCCCTTCGACGGCATGCGGATGATGTGGGGCGGCTTCGAGCCCATCGTGGACGAGAAAGCCTGA
- a CDS encoding Lrp/AsnC family transcriptional regulator codes for MDELDRGILAHLAQDARMSVAVLARRLKVARSTVQARLERLETSGAIAGYTLRLGDSAREHRIRATCLLTIEPRAQAAILARLRSLPEVERIHTTSGRVDLLLQLAAISTSQLDDVLDQIGGLTGVRSSESLIHLSTKLDRAA; via the coding sequence GTGGACGAACTTGATCGCGGGATTCTGGCCCATCTGGCGCAGGACGCACGCATGTCCGTGGCGGTTCTGGCGCGGCGGCTCAAGGTGGCGCGGTCCACCGTGCAGGCGCGGCTGGAGCGGCTGGAAACCTCGGGCGCCATCGCGGGTTACACGCTGCGGCTGGGCGATTCCGCGCGCGAGCATCGCATCCGCGCCACCTGCCTGCTGACCATCGAGCCGCGCGCCCAGGCGGCGATCCTGGCCCGGCTGCGCAGCCTGCCCGAGGTCGAGCGCATCCATACCACCAGCGGCCGCGTCGATCTTTTGCTGCAACTGGCCGCCATATCGACCAGCCAGCTTGACGATGTGCTGGATCAGATCGGCGGTTTGACCGGCGTCCGCTCCAGCGAGAGCCTGATTCACCTGTCCACCAAGCTGGATCGCGCCGCCTGA
- a CDS encoding type III PLP-dependent enzyme: MGLTEGRGPKTVWNNPAEIIRRLAPENPVMVFAPSVLSATAQRFLQGFPGLVTYAVKSNPDEAVIRTLSAAGIKGFDVASPYEIDLIGRLAPDAARHYHNPVRSQAEIAHAVEAGIKAWSVDSRSELDKLFARVPAEHCEISPRFKLPVLGAAYDFGSKFGATPELAAELLRAVAERGYIPSLTFHPGTQCVDPHAWESYITTAAEICAMAGVRARRLNVGGGFPSHRVTGVEPDLAAIFGLIRRVTDEAFGTDAPQLVCEPGRGLCADAFSLITRVKAVRDGQNVFLNDGVYGGLFELPIVGNLDRLQVLTPEGTAREEEPMPRIIFGPTCDSVDRLPGELSLPANIQEGDYVVFHGAGAYSTVTNTRFNGFGLMAHLTVNALE, from the coding sequence ATGGGACTGACCGAGGGCCGCGGCCCCAAGACCGTCTGGAACAATCCCGCCGAGATCATCCGCAGGCTGGCGCCGGAAAATCCGGTGATGGTCTTTGCCCCCTCGGTCCTGAGCGCCACCGCCCAGCGGTTCCTGCAGGGCTTTCCCGGCCTCGTCACCTATGCGGTCAAGTCGAACCCGGACGAGGCGGTGATCCGCACGCTTTCGGCGGCCGGGATCAAGGGCTTCGACGTGGCCTCGCCCTATGAGATCGACCTGATCGGCCGGCTGGCCCCGGATGCGGCGCGCCATTACCACAACCCCGTGCGCTCGCAGGCCGAGATCGCCCATGCCGTCGAGGCGGGGATCAAGGCCTGGTCGGTGGACAGCCGCTCGGAGCTGGACAAGCTTTTCGCCCGCGTGCCGGCCGAGCATTGCGAGATCTCGCCGCGCTTCAAGCTGCCGGTGCTGGGCGCGGCCTATGATTTCGGCTCGAAGTTCGGCGCCACGCCGGAACTGGCGGCCGAGCTGCTGCGCGCGGTGGCGGAGCGCGGCTATATCCCCTCGCTGACCTTCCATCCGGGCACGCAATGCGTCGATCCGCATGCCTGGGAAAGCTATATCACCACCGCGGCCGAGATCTGCGCCATGGCCGGCGTCAGGGCGCGGCGGCTGAACGTGGGCGGCGGCTTCCCCTCGCATCGCGTGACCGGGGTCGAGCCGGACCTGGCCGCGATCTTCGGCCTGATCCGCCGCGTGACCGACGAGGCCTTCGGCACCGATGCGCCGCAGCTGGTCTGCGAGCCCGGCCGCGGGCTTTGCGCCGACGCCTTTTCGCTGATCACCCGCGTCAAGGCGGTGCGCGACGGCCAGAACGTGTTCCTGAACGACGGCGTCTATGGCGGGCTGTTCGAACTGCCCATCGTCGGCAATCTCGACCGGCTGCAGGTGCTGACGCCCGAGGGCACGGCGCGCGAGGAAGAGCCGATGCCGCGCATCATCTTCGGCCCGACCTGCGATTCGGTGGACCGGCTGCCGGGCGAGCTGTCCCTGCCGGCCAATATCCAGGAGGGCGACTATGTCGTCTTCCACGGTGCCGGCGCCTATTCGACCGTCACCAACACCCGCTTCAACGGCTTCGGGTTGATGGCACACCTGACCGTGAACGCGCTTGAATAG
- the metF gene encoding methylenetetrahydrofolate reductase [NAD(P)H] codes for MTTPAISFEFFPPRNLDQSFRLWETARALAPLGPDFVSVTYGAGGTTRQLTHEAVTALASHYGLNVAAHLTCVDATREETLQIVQDYAAAGVHEIVALRGDAPQGQDRFTPHPEGFANSVELIEAIAARGDMTIRCGAYPEPHPESPDTAADVAWLKRKVDAGATSAMTQFFFDAETYFRFRDACQAAGIAAPIIPGILPIQSWAGTRRFAERCGTSVPQWAEDAFAAAGKEGEAQLALETCVKLCERLVEGGVDRLHFYTLNKPDLVLKVCAALGIEPKGEFSRVA; via the coding sequence ATGACGACACCCGCGATCAGCTTCGAGTTCTTTCCGCCCCGGAACCTGGACCAGTCCTTCCGGCTGTGGGAGACGGCGCGGGCGCTGGCGCCCTTGGGGCCGGATTTCGTCTCGGTCACCTATGGCGCGGGCGGCACCACCCGGCAGCTGACGCATGAGGCGGTGACGGCGCTGGCCAGCCATTACGGGCTGAACGTCGCCGCGCACCTGACCTGCGTCGATGCCACGCGCGAGGAGACGCTGCAAATCGTCCAGGATTACGCCGCCGCCGGCGTGCATGAGATCGTGGCGCTGCGCGGCGATGCGCCGCAGGGACAGGACCGCTTCACCCCGCATCCCGAGGGTTTCGCCAATTCGGTCGAACTGATCGAGGCCATCGCGGCGCGCGGCGACATGACCATCCGCTGCGGCGCCTATCCCGAGCCGCATCCCGAAAGCCCCGACACCGCCGCCGACGTGGCCTGGCTCAAGCGCAAGGTCGATGCCGGCGCGACTTCGGCGATGACGCAGTTCTTCTTTGACGCCGAGACCTATTTCCGCTTTCGCGACGCCTGCCAGGCGGCGGGGATCGCGGCACCGATCATTCCCGGCATCCTGCCGATCCAAAGCTGGGCCGGCACCCGCCGCTTTGCCGAACGCTGCGGCACCTCGGTCCCGCAATGGGCCGAGGACGCCTTCGCCGCCGCCGGCAAGGAGGGCGAGGCGCAGCTGGCGCTGGAGACCTGCGTCAAGCTGTGCGAGCGGCTGGTCGAAGGCGGCGTGGACAGGCTGCATTTCTACACGCTGAACAAGCCCGATCTGGTGCTGAAGGTCTGCGCCGCGCTGGGGATCGAGCCCAAGGGCGAATTTTCGCGCGTGGCCTGA
- a CDS encoding DUF2235 domain-containing protein → MDGTFASLTEGRRSSIARIHALLSGECGALPVPLAVHYAPGQQWEAWRTLPELAMGSALERHICGAYAWLAREWRPGNPLFFFGYSRGAFAARSLAGMIGRVGLLTHAHATRRNVQQAWQLYRQGRDRMVGRLDPALCHPVVPIRMIGVFDTVMALGIRLPLLWMLTEPRFRFHDAHLGAHVERGVQALALDETRAAFQPLIWDSASAPGRIEQMWFRGCHPDVGGQLSGLEYARPLANIPLVWMMSRAEAFGLPLPDGWRAHFACDATAPSVGSWRNWGKAFLARAPRLAGADPSEMLHPSVPRPYTGPALLAGALAEAAPPRPHRRLVRARPKAKDAAARPATAPQPEIATPAGQGPDG, encoded by the coding sequence ATGGATGGCACCTTCGCCTCGCTGACCGAGGGGCGAAGGTCGTCCATCGCCCGCATCCACGCCCTGCTGTCGGGCGAATGCGGGGCGCTGCCGGTGCCGCTTGCGGTGCATTACGCCCCCGGCCAGCAATGGGAGGCCTGGCGCACCTTGCCGGAACTGGCCATGGGCTCGGCGCTGGAGCGGCATATCTGCGGTGCCTATGCCTGGCTTGCCCGCGAATGGCGGCCGGGCAATCCCTTGTTCTTCTTTGGCTATTCCCGTGGCGCCTTTGCCGCGCGCTCGCTTGCCGGCATGATCGGGCGGGTGGGGTTGCTGACCCATGCCCATGCCACGCGCCGCAACGTCCAGCAGGCCTGGCAGCTTTACCGGCAGGGCCGCGACCGCATGGTCGGCCGGCTGGATCCCGCGCTGTGCCACCCGGTCGTGCCGATCCGCATGATCGGGGTCTTTGACACGGTGATGGCGCTGGGGATCCGGTTGCCGCTTTTGTGGATGCTGACCGAGCCGCGCTTTCGCTTTCACGACGCGCATCTGGGCGCGCATGTCGAGCGTGGCGTGCAGGCGCTGGCGCTGGACGAGACGCGGGCGGCCTTCCAGCCGCTGATCTGGGACAGCGCCTCGGCCCCCGGCCGGATCGAGCAGATGTGGTTTCGCGGCTGCCACCCGGATGTGGGTGGCCAGCTTTCGGGGCTGGAATATGCCCGGCCGCTGGCCAATATCCCGCTGGTCTGGATGATGTCGCGGGCCGAGGCCTTTGGCCTGCCGCTGCCGGATGGCTGGCGTGCGCATTTCGCCTGCGACGCCACCGCGCCCTCGGTCGGGTCGTGGCGCAACTGGGGCAAGGCCTTCCTGGCGCGCGCGCCGCGCCTTGCCGGGGCCGATCCGTCCGAGATGCTGCACCCTTCCGTGCCGCGGCCCTATACCGGCCCGGCGCTGCTGGCCGGGGCGCTGGCCGAGGCCGCGCCGCCGCGCCCGCATCGCCGGCTGGTCCGGGCCAGGCCCAAGGCAAAGGATGCGGCGGCCCGGCCGGCGACGGCGCCGCAGCCGGAAATCGCCACGCCGGCGGGGCAGGGGCCGGACGGCTGA
- a CDS encoding winged helix-turn-helix transcriptional regulator produces the protein MTNTGKISRLRYEEGCLGAHALNFIGDRWALLVVRELMFAPKRFQMIRAGLPGVTASVLTQRLNQLVQAGVVAHDDVLGVYALTEAGRALHPLLRELCRWALVMPGHDPRKFISISALMISISATVDSAAAAGSPLRAGFVSGKEGFEVALSADGLPLVRAARVPAADFVLEGSGNALAAAVYGPGPVALASAGLIGLRGDRSAAQQFTALFRLAPQTSSSSDSPEETEQALGASST, from the coding sequence ATGACTAACACTGGCAAGATCTCGCGACTGCGCTACGAGGAAGGGTGCCTTGGCGCCCATGCGTTGAATTTCATCGGCGACCGCTGGGCGCTGCTGGTGGTGCGCGAACTGATGTTCGCACCCAAGCGGTTCCAGATGATCCGCGCCGGGCTGCCCGGCGTCACGGCCAGCGTGCTGACCCAGCGCCTGAACCAGCTGGTGCAGGCGGGGGTGGTGGCGCATGACGATGTGCTGGGGGTCTATGCGCTGACCGAGGCCGGCCGGGCGCTGCATCCGCTGCTGCGCGAGCTGTGCCGCTGGGCGCTGGTGATGCCGGGGCACGATCCGCGCAAATTCATCAGCATTTCCGCGCTGATGATCTCGATCTCGGCCACGGTGGACAGCGCGGCTGCTGCCGGATCACCGCTGCGCGCCGGCTTCGTCTCGGGCAAGGAGGGGTTCGAGGTCGCGCTTTCGGCGGACGGGTTGCCGCTGGTCCGGGCGGCGCGGGTGCCGGCGGCGGATTTCGTGCTGGAGGGTTCGGGCAATGCGCTGGCGGCGGCGGTCTATGGGCCGGGGCCGGTGGCGCTGGCCTCGGCCGGGCTGATCGGGCTGCGCGGCGACCGCAGCGCCGCGCAGCAGTTCACGGCGCTGTTCCGCCTGGCGCCTCAGACCAGTTCCAGCAGTGATTCGCCCGAGGAAACCGAGCAGGCGCTGGGCGCTTCTTCGACCTGA
- a CDS encoding ABC transporter ATP-binding protein: MSGNIIEVRGLRTQFGRHVVHDGLDLDLRRGEILGVVGGSGTGKSVLLRTIVGLNRPTAGTVRVFGEDVAALSGPAREALERRWGVMFQGGALFSSLTVRENVEVPLRAVPDLSPEARQGLAELKVSMAGLPWSANDKYPSDLSGGMRKRAGLARALALDPEILFLDEPTAGLDPIGADAFDRLIVELRDALDLSVFLVTHDLDTLHACCDRIAVLAENKVLVSGTMAEMLRVDHPWVHEYFHGPRARAAMATGRAKE; this comes from the coding sequence GTGAGCGGCAATATCATCGAGGTCCGGGGCCTGCGCACCCAGTTCGGCCGCCATGTCGTGCATGACGGGCTGGACCTCGACCTGCGGCGGGGCGAGATCCTGGGCGTGGTCGGCGGCTCGGGCACCGGGAAATCGGTGCTCTTGCGCACCATCGTCGGGCTGAACCGGCCGACCGCCGGCACGGTGCGGGTCTTTGGCGAGGACGTGGCGGCGCTGAGCGGCCCCGCGCGCGAGGCGCTAGAGCGGCGCTGGGGCGTGATGTTCCAGGGCGGCGCGCTGTTTTCCTCGCTGACCGTGCGCGAGAATGTCGAGGTGCCGCTGCGCGCCGTGCCGGACCTGTCGCCCGAGGCACGGCAGGGGCTGGCCGAACTCAAGGTCTCGATGGCCGGGCTGCCGTGGAGCGCCAATGACAAATACCCTTCGGACCTGTCGGGCGGCATGAGGAAACGCGCGGGGCTGGCGCGCGCGCTGGCGCTGGACCCCGAGATCCTGTTCCTGGACGAACCCACGGCGGGGCTGGACCCGATCGGCGCCGATGCCTTCGACCGGTTGATCGTCGAGCTGCGCGATGCGCTGGACCTGTCGGTGTTCCTGGTCACGCATGACCTGGATACGCTGCATGCCTGTTGCGACCGCATCGCGGTGCTGGCGGAAAACAAGGTGCTGGTCAGCGGCACCATGGCCGAGATGCTTCGGGTCGATCACCCTTGGGTGCATGAATATTTCCACGGGCCCCGTGCCCGCGCCGCCATGGCCACCGGCCGCGCAAAGGAGTGA
- a CDS encoding VOC family protein, translating into MYHGKPCWFELSAARGGLDAAESFYGKVFGWTIADSGMEGFTYRLASHGGDMVAGLMEMPEDCAEVPPFWMVYFDVDDADATAAKIKALGGSVFREPADIPGTGRYAVVTDPQGATFGILQPAPMDPQPPVESGAWNQGKESHGNWIELMSTDPGAGLDFYAELFGWTKSTAMDMGEMGTYQLFSWQGTDIGGMMGLGNAPVPCWLPYFGVNGVDAAIARIREGGGEVLHGPMEVPGPAFIAVARDPQGAHFAVVGPKDEMS; encoded by the coding sequence ATGTATCACGGCAAACCCTGCTGGTTCGAGCTCTCCGCCGCCAGGGGCGGGCTCGACGCGGCCGAAAGCTTCTATGGCAAGGTCTTCGGCTGGACCATCGCGGACTCGGGGATGGAAGGCTTTACCTATCGCCTGGCCAGCCATGGCGGCGACATGGTCGCCGGGCTGATGGAAATGCCCGAGGATTGCGCCGAGGTGCCGCCCTTTTGGATGGTCTATTTCGACGTGGACGATGCCGATGCCACCGCGGCCAAGATCAAGGCCCTGGGCGGCTCGGTGTTCCGCGAGCCGGCCGACATTCCCGGTACCGGTCGCTATGCCGTCGTCACCGACCCGCAGGGCGCCACCTTCGGCATCCTGCAACCGGCGCCGATGGACCCGCAGCCTCCGGTCGAATCCGGGGCCTGGAACCAGGGCAAGGAAAGCCACGGCAACTGGATCGAGCTGATGTCCACCGATCCCGGCGCGGGCTTGGACTTCTATGCCGAGCTGTTCGGCTGGACCAAGTCCACCGCCATGGACATGGGCGAGATGGGCACCTACCAGCTGTTTTCCTGGCAGGGCACCGATATCGGCGGCATGATGGGGCTGGGCAATGCGCCGGTGCCGTGCTGGCTGCCCTATTTCGGCGTGAACGGCGTCGATGCCGCCATCGCCCGCATCCGCGAGGGGGGCGGCGAGGTGCTGCACGGGCCGATGGAGGTGCCGGGTCCGGCCTTCATCGCGGTGGCGCGCGACCCGCAGGGCGCGCATTTCGCCGTGGTCGGGCCCAAGGACGAAATGTCATGA